The sequence NNNNNNNNNNNNNNNNNNNNNNNNNNNNNNNNNNNNNNNNNNNNNNNNNNNNNNNNNNNNNNNNNNNNNNNNNNNNNNNNNNNNNNNNNNNNNNNNNNNNNNNNNNNNNNNNNNNNNNNNNNNNNNNNNNNNNNNNNNNNNNNNNNNNNNNNNNNNNNNNNNNNNNNNNNNNNNNNNNNNNNNNNNNNNNNNNNNNNNNNNNNNNNNNNNNNNNNNNNNNNNNNNNNNNNNNNNNNNNNNNNNNNNNNNNNNNATATTTTCGATATAAAAATTTCACTAACCatatatagaaataaaataaattaaattcatGAAATGAGATCATCCAATTATCAAGTAATTAACAGTTAAAGTTACATTACTTGGTGCGGTCGTCTAATGCAGTTGGTTGCAATTGAACTGTGGTTTCAGTACGTTTCATCTTATTATCAGTGATCAACCATCAAATAAAGCATTTCCAAATTTCCAAAACATAGAATGTTTACAAGTTATTGCATAAATAGATAAAGGTAAAAAATGAAGACGACCGATCACGATAGGAGAGAATCCAATTTGATAactttgcaagaaattaaaaccCTAATATGTTAAAGCATCATGGAAAACATGGATAGCTAGATAAAATACAATCTCTCTATGTTAGTTAcataaaagaatatatatatatatataggtttgtGATGAATGGTCGTTGATTAGAGAAGAAAAAGATGGTTTGACAAAAGAAACTAGATATAGCCAAGAAAGAGAAATCCAGCATCGGTCCACAGTAGTACATACTCATTATTCCACCACGtaaattaaaacaaaagcaaaagagaaataaaattaattactgCAAGGTTATAGTCAAAAGAGACAGacacatttctcttcttcttttgtgatacttttctctttgtatcaTTCATAAAGTAAAGCCAACAGATAAAGCCAACCCACAAACCAACTAAAACATTCTTTCTTACACTAAGGACCAGCAGCCACCAGCTTCAGTAGTGTGCACACAAATTAGCTATAGCAAGGtcacttctctctctctctctctctctctctctctctcaagtcATCCTTATTGctttcctctttctttttcttctatgtATTCATCGCCAGCTTCTGAGATTAGGTTTAATAATGAAAATCTTAGATTAATGGTATGTATCAAGTTAATTAATTGGAGTTGAGAGGAGTTATTATTAGTATCTTTAATTTCTTCAACTTTGGATTTATATAATTTTCCAccatcttctctctctttctacaAAAGGAAGTTTAGATCAGCTCCTAAATGCAAAATACAAAACACtgcttttctttttcctctttacCTTTTTTTTCCTTTGCTCATGTGATCTATAATTGTCAAATAGCAGggaaaaaagaatattatttttatttgttgttaTCTCGTATTTGTTAATATGTTAGGAGGTTGAAGAAGCATGGAAGGAATATCTGCGAATTCTTCATGCACAGCAAGGCCAGTGTTGGAGAAGAAAGCAAGGCCACAAGAGCAATTGAACTGTCCAAGGTGCAATTCAACCAACACAAAGTTTTGCTACTATAACAACTATAGCCTCACTCAGCCCAGGTACTTCTGCAAGACTTGCAGAAGGTACTGGACTGAGGGAGGCTCTCTTCGGAACGTCCCTGTCGGTGGCGGTTCAAGGAAGAATAAGAAGATCATCTCATCATCAGCTTCATCCTCCTCATCTTCTCTATCTTCATCTTCTGCACCAAAGGTTCCAGATTTGAACCCACCCAGCCTCGCTGCACAAAACCCTAATAATAAAATGATGCAAGGAGGAGGGCATGATCTCAATTTAGCTTTTCCAGCTATGGAGAACTTTCATCATCATGCTTTGTCTGCGTATGTTGAGATTCCGAAACTCGAAaccggaggaggaggaggaggaggtgatgGATCTTCTTCTACTGCTGCTGCTGCTCCAAGTTCTCTTTCAGCGATTGAGTTGCTAAGGTCTTCTGGGATGGCTGCTCCTAGGGGAGGCTTGAATAACATTCCTTATGTCCATTCTTCATTGATGCCAAATTCAAATGCTCTTTACCCTTCTGGGTTTCCCATGCAAGAGATTAAGCCCAGTCTTGGGTTTTCTTTGGTTGATGGGCTTGGAAGTAATGGTGGGCAAGTAGAGAATAATGATAATCATAATAATGGGAGGCTCCTGTTCCCTTTTGGAGAAATCAagcatcaccatcatcatcagctTTCAGCGGCAGGTGTTGAACTTGACCAAAACAACAAACAACAAGCTGGGAACAATTCAACTGGGTATTGGACTGGTATTATTGGTGAAGGCTCATCATggtaattagttattaattaagaAGAAAATTAATGATGACAATCATGCAATGCATTCATCTGATcttcttaattatatataatctGCTTGAAATTGTTCAGAGAGAAGCTAACACAGTAGGATCGATATATATGGTTATTATTACTTGCTCTTAATTTGTATACATTTTAGCTTTTGTTTAATTTGCTATTTCAACAATGTGAGGAGCTCATGGATCTTGGTTTGTTTTTCCTTTCTTGAAATCTTTTTACATAGAGAGATAGATAGATAGAAGAATAGCTGAATATAGGTCATGCTTTAATTTGCCCGAGGACATGCAACTTGTATTCATGAATTCTTCTGTCAGAAGTAGATCAATCAACTTTATTGATGTATGCTTTCAAAGATTTGGTCCAAATGACTTTTGAGTTTTGATGATGATTAAGGAAAAGACTCCgatatatattaattattcaagtttaattatttttaacctttattattattattattattattattattttggttgagtggtttgtgcgCTAGCTAGCTCCCTCTCTATGGTACCTTCCTGTTACTATTTCTATCTATCTGTGCAAAAATTAGTGGGTTTGTCAGCTTTGTTATCTAAATTATCCCATCGGATCAAGATTCTTTCCAACCATGAAAGCACTTTGGTGGAATTATTcggttgaaaattaggaaaagaagaaaaacaacgcATGTTTTAATTAATTTGCTCATGTCTGATGAGGACATACATCAGACACCGCAACAATTAATGGCGGGCTTAAATTGTGGATCACATTAATTATTGCATTACTACTATATATAAAACTCAAATTGACAACAAAGTTCTGTTACATAAATCACATAATTGATTAATcacaaatacatattaaaattatgTAATGCAAGTTAAGCCACATTGTTAAGTGAAGCATAGCATATAGATTGAAAAATAAAAGCGGATTAAATTACGTACCTGCCCCAACCAAACACAAACCTAATACAATGGACGCCCACTTTGAAGGATTTGTATTATTTTAATAGGAAGAGAGGCATGAGTCACGACACAGATCCTCAATTCCACGAGTGATCGATGATGTTCCGCTTTTAATTATGGCATGTGCAAAGACTAAAGAGAATTCTCTCTCAAGAGCACACCCTTCTTTCGGTATTTAAGTGGGACCCTCTAAACATTCTCTTGGCCCAAGTGGAAATCATTTCCATCACTTAGGTCAATGCCTTCACATGTCCATCATCAATTAACTATTATTATTTCAATCGGCAGACAAAAACTAACACCTTTACTGATATATGCTAATGttaatgtatgtatatatgtaataATGCCTTTCTTCTAATTATGCCACACTCTCCCTTCATTCGGGCTTGGTCTGTACGAATATCTTTGAAAATCAAAGTGTTCTTTCcactttaattattaatttctttaATTACTACCAACAGCTCTCATCTGTGTCGAAACTCATATAATTTGTTGTTGCTTTAATTTGTAAgtgtatatataattataattaaattcgTGAATATAATAGTTTTCCTGATGAGTGGGGCATTTGTGCCTGCTTAAGTTTCGTCCTTTTGTCATTTCTTTTGCTGAAAAGAttgtttcttcatttttctttgacTATCTGTTTCTGATGAAAAGATAGATATTTTTTGCCGAGTACTGAAATGGTTAAANNNNNNNNNNNNNNNNNNNNNNNNNNNNNNNNNNNNNNNNNNNNtgaataaaaaaaaaaaaaaaactagaaataaAAGAGAAACAACCCTATGTACCCTCCTCACAAGTCACAATGCAACTTCATATCTAGCAAGATCCCAATTGTtgaccaaaataattacaaagatAAGACCAATTTAATTTGAATGAGGGATGAACAAATTAAAGAGCTGGAGTGGCGCGCGCCCATTTGGAGGCTCAGATGGAATCCACAGTATTTGCTTATGAATAATGCCCCGCTGCTAAATTTGATTGTTGATATGTTATTAATTTGTatgctttttttttcaattaattctatagaaattcaataataataataataaataaataagtgagAACAATGACAAACTAGCTACTTAAGGTCAGTTTGGCtaaacttattcttttgaaaaaaaGAGCTTAAAATATAAAGACTTTTATTAATAACaatttttaaataagttattttgtgtttggaaagTTATTATATAAGACCTTGTTTTAAAGTTGTGCATTAAATAGAAatgataaaatagcttttaaaaataggagaagtcacattttttaacttctttaaaagttcttaaataattttttgaaaagttaaaaatttatctaaaaaattgtaccaaacactattaatacaattttttataagtcaaaagctAAAAAAAGTAGCTTTTGGAGTTTTCTAAACAGACCCTAATTAATCtatatcttgaatagttttgatAACTCTTAATATTTTTAAAACGAGTAATGTTagagagttaattttttttttcaatcatactAAGTGTATATCAAAATACAACTATATTATATGAATAAAGCTCTACATCTAAGTCATAACCTTAATCAAGTCCAAACAAGTATTTTAAATTCACCCGCATACGTTTCGCTGTCGTCGCTTCTTTCCTGATGttgcgtcttcttcttcttttcctttatcGTTATCTTTCTCTTTTGTTATTATCGTCACCAACAATACCAACATTTTTCTAACATCTTTATTCATTATGATTTTCTCTGATgccattattaaataattttgtttcatttctttgtttatttgaggttcatttggatcaaGAAATGAAgttgatgtgtttttgttgatgattgagttttttattgtttgttcaaatctgaactaatttcggttcatttgcgAATTaactgaggttcacttgatgatactgttaagtattgaccaaattttgtATTCTTTAAGAAATTTcgtttcatttcttagtttaatttaggttcATTTGGTTTCGTTTGGCTTGAATTTGTTGAACTTGTTCATGTgtggttgtttagttagtttttgttcaaatttgaactaatttcggttcatttgtgaattaactgaggttcacttgatgctgttgttaagtattgactaaattttttattccttaagaaattttggttcattttttagtttaatttaggttcATTTGGTTTCGTTTCACTTGAATTTGCTGAACTTGTTCATGTgtggttgtttagttagtttttgttcaaatctgaactaattttggttcatttgtgaattaattaaggttcacttgatgctgccgTTAAGTATTgacaaaattttttattccttaagaaatttcggttcattttttagtttaatttatgttCATTTGGTTTCATTTCACTTGAATTTGTTGAACTTGTTCATGTgtggttgtttagttagtttttattcaaatctgatgaactaatttcggttcatttgtgaattatctgaggttcacttgatgctactgttaagtattgaccaaatttttcttaaaaaatttcggttcattttttagtttaatttaggttTATTTGGTTTGGTTTCACTTGAATTTCTCCACCTCATCTTCCATTTcgtcttcgtctttttctttttcatcttttttttc is a genomic window of Arachis ipaensis cultivar K30076 chromosome B06, Araip1.1, whole genome shotgun sequence containing:
- the LOC107646092 gene encoding dof zinc finger protein DOF2.5 isoform X1; its protein translation is MEGISANSSCTARPVLEKKARPQEQLNCPRCNSTNTKFCYYNNYSLTQPRYFCKTCRRYWTEGGSLRNVPVGGGSRKNKKIISSSASSSSSSLSSSSAPKVPDLNPPSLAAQNPNNKMMQGGGHDLNLAFPAMENFHHHALSAYVEIPKLETGGGGGGGDGSSSTAAAAPSSLSAIELLRSSGMAAPRGGLNNIPYVHSSLMPNSNALYPSGFPMQEIKPSLGFSLVDGLGSNGGQVENNDNHNNGRLLFPFGEIKHHHHHQLSAAGVELDQNNKQQAGNNSTGYWTGIIGEGSSW
- the LOC107646092 gene encoding dof zinc finger protein DOF2.5 isoform X2, whose product is MEGISANSSCTARPVLEKKARPQEQLNCPRCNSTNTKFCYYNNYSLTQPRYFCKTCRRYWTEGGSLRNVPVGGGSRKNKKIISSSASSSSSSLSSSSAPKVPDLNPPSLAAQNPNNKMMQGGGHDLNLAFPAMENFHHHALSAYVEIPKLETGGGGGGGDGSSSTAAAAPSSLSAIELLRSSGMAAPRGGLNNIPYVHSSLMPNSNALYPSGFPMQEIKPSLGFSLVDGLGSNGGQVENNDNHNNGRLLFPFGVDQNNKQQAGNNSTGYWTGIIGEGSSW